A window of Candidatus Zixiibacteriota bacterium genomic DNA:
GTTAAAATCAGCGGCATAAGCGTCGAGATTATGAAGAAGGCTCTCGAACATTGTTCGAGAGCCTGCTTCATAATCTCGAAACTTATGCCGCTGATTTTAACATCCATCTGGAAAGCGGTTATGCCCTCCGAGGTGCCGGCAACCTTAAAGTCCATATCGCCTAAATGGTCTTCCATACCGAGAATATCGGTTAAAATAGCATACTGGTCGTCTTCTTTAATCAACCCCATAGCAATACCGGCAACCGGGCTTTTAATCGGAACACCAGCATCCATCAAGCTGAGAGAACTGCCGCAAACTGTCGCCATCGAGGAGGAGCCGTTTGATTCTAAAATATCCGAGACGATTCTAACAGTGTAAGGAAATGAATCCTCGGAGGGGATTATAGGCTCGATAGCTCTTTCAGCGAGGTTGCCATGACCAATCTCGCGGCGTCCGGGACCGCGAACCGGTTTTGTTTCGCCGGTAGAAAACGGCGGGAAATTATAATGAAGCATAAAGGTTTTAAACGATTCGCCAATCAAGTCATCAATCCGCTGCTCATCCATTTTGGTGCCCAAAGTAGTAGCTACCAAAGCCTGTGTTTGTCCGCGCGTGAATAAAGCCGACCCGTGCGTACGAGGCAAAAAACTCAACTGGCAATCAATCGGCCGAATTTCCTCAAAGCTGCGGCCATCTACCCGCTTTTTATCGTTTAATACCATATTCCGCATGTCATCCTTTTCAATATCATGAAGGATATTGGAAATCTGCGATTCTTGTTCGGGAAATTCTTCCTCAAGCTGAAGCTTCACTTCCTCGCTGATTGCTTTAAGTTTTTTCTGCCGTTCATGTTTGTCGGTAGTTCTGTTTGCGTCTTTGATTTTATCAAAAGCTAATTCATTTACTTTATTAACTAAATCCGAGTTGACCTCAGGCGGGATGAATTCCTGTTTTTCCTTTCCGCATTCGGCTTTAAGCTGATCGATAATTTCAACTATTTTTGTTATCCAACCGCGCGCATAATCAAGAGCCTCTAACATATCAGCCTCGGAGACCTCCCGGCTGCCGCCCTCAACCATATTAATGGAATCAGCGCTGCCGGCGACAATGATATTAATGTCGTTAGTCTCAAGCTCGGTGAAAGTCGGAAACACACATAGCTTGCCGGCAATACGACCCACACGAACGCCAGCAATTGTGGCGTTGAAAGGAATATCTGATATTGCCAGAGCCGCTGAGGCTCCGATAATACCGAGCACATCCGTATCATTTTCCTTATCAGAGGATATTACCCTGATTAGTATTTGCACTTCATTCATGTAGCCATCGGGAAAAAGCGGTCTGACGGGTCGGTCAACCAAGCGGGAACTCAGTATTTCCTTTTCGGTTGGACGGCCTTCCCTTTTGAAAAACCCACCCGGTATTTTGCCTGCCGCATAGGATTTCTCACGATAATCCACTGTAAGCGGAAAGAAATCTCTGCCCACCAGAGGCGAATCAGAAGCGCATACAGTAGCCAGCACCATGGTATCGCCAAGACGAACCAGAACAGCTCCTGCAGCCTGTTTGGCAATATGGCCGGTTTGGATAGTTAGTTTTTTGTCATCAATCTGAAGTTCTACTTGTTTTATTTGTTCAAGCATTATTTCCTCTATATATTTGCTATTTTAATTATTTCCGCAGATTCAGGTTTTCAATAAGAGCCTGATAAGCTTCAAGTTCAGTCTTCTTAAGATATCTTAATAACCGGCGTCTGCGGCCAACCATTTTCAACAAACCCAGACGAGAATGATGGTCTTTTTTGTGAATCTTTAAATGTTCGGTTAGGTCGCTTATTCTTTTGGTAAGTAAAGCAACCTGCACTTCAACCGAACCTGTATCTTTCTCATGAAGCCTGTAGCTGCTAACAAATTCACTTATTATTTCTTTTGATAAGGGCACTATATCCTCCTTAAATATGTAAGATATTTTTTATTTGCTTTTTATCCTCTGCCAAAGCGGCTATCAATTCTTCAGACGACTCGAATTTTTTCGGGTCTCTGGTATATTGTTCTAATGTTAATTTCACTTTTTTCCCTAAAATATCCTCGCTAAAATCAAACAGGTTTACTTCAACATTAATAGTCTCATCACCGAAAGTTAGTCTTCCGCCGATATAAGCCATCCCCGGAATAATTCTATTGTCAACATGAACCATGGCCGCATAAACGCCATCTTTGGGTAAAAGCTTACCCGACGGGATATTAATATTGATTGTTGGGTAGCCGAGTTTTTTACCAACTCCCATCCCTCTGATAATTTCGCCGGTCAGGAAATAATTATAGCCAAGCATTTCTACGGCTTTATTATAATCGCCTGTTTTCAATTCTTTTCGAATGCGGCTCGATTTTATCGGCTGGTCGCCATTATGCACAGGTCCTACCATCTCAAATGTATAGTTATAATCATCCGCCAATGATTTAACAAGCTTTATATTGCCGCTTCTGTTTTTACCAAATGAATGATCATAGCCAACAACAAAACGCTTCATATTCAGACAATCCAACAAAATACGCTTGATAAAGCTTTCGGCATCCAAAGAAGCAAGCTGCCGGTTAAAATCCAGAACTACTACTATATCGAGATTAAGTTTTTCGAGCCTTTCAAGTTTTTCCTCGTTTGTATTAAGAATCTCGGTTTGGCCTCTCTGGCCAAGCATCATCTGCGGATGAGGGTCGAATGTCGCCATAATAGATATAGTGTTATTTTCAGCGGCAGCTTTGATTAATCGTTCAAGCAGCGCCATATGTCCTTTATGGATTCCATCAAAAGTACCGACAGTAACTGTTGACGGCGGGATATTTTCCAGCTCAAGAGCGCTTTTGCCGTATATGACCTTCATCAATAATTCTCACATATTCCCCAAGGACGTCCCGGTTTTCAAGCCGATTAATGCTTCCCCAGTTGTAGTTCAATTTAACCATTGCCAATATTTTATTTTCAGGTCCCGTAAGAAGCGATAAACAGCCTCCCGGACCCTTATAATCTGTTTGCTGAAGATACCTCTTAATAAACGGTCTTCCCTCTAAAATTAAGCGATAATACTCCGGTCTTATAGAAATAGTCGGCCTGCCGGGCAAAGCATCCGCAAGCGATTTTACTTGACTGTAATCGCCGTTGTTTACGGCATCCGACAAATGTTCAAAAGCAACCGCCTGGCTAAGAGTGAAATCATCGATAGCAGTCCTGACCAATGCTTTCAGGTATCCGCCGCAGCCGATTTTTTGACCTATCTCATGTACTATGCTTCTCACATATGTGCCGCTGCTGCAATGAATATCCAGTTCAACTTCCGGCCAATTGAAAGCTGTTGTCTTTATCGAGTATATCTCCACATCTTTAAATCTTTCCGGAACCTTCTCCCCTTTCCGGGCGGATTTATACATTTTTATGCCGGCAACCTTTTTTGCCGAATAAGCCGGGATAAGCTGATTGATTTTACCAGTATAATTGCGACACAAACTTTCAAACTGCTCTACGTCCATTTGTCCGGGGTCTTTTTCCTCAATAATCTTACCTTCGCCATCGAAACTATCAGTCGATGTTCCGAATTGAAATACAGCGGAATATTTTTTATCAGCGTTAGTCAGCAAAGATGATAACATAGTGCCTTTGCCTAAAAGCATCAGCATTAAACCGGTTGCCAACGGGTCTAAGATACCGGTATGCCCGACTTTTCGCTGATCGAAAATCTTTCTAACCTTATCCACCAAGTCGTGCGATGTTATCCCGATTGGCTTATCAAGCAATAAAATACCGTCAACCATTCAGAAACTCCGAGATTTCAGCAACAACTTCCGTTATGGCGCTATCTAAGCTTTTTATAATTGTTAAACCAGCCGCATTTGGATGTCCACCACCGCCTTTTTTACGGGCATATTGCGAAATATCTATTCCATTTTGAGAACGCAAACCGACCTTAACGGTTTGATGCTCGTATTCTTTAAACAATATGCCTACTTTAACGCCGGCTATCACTAAAGAATAATCGATAATGCCCTCGGTATCCTCAACCTGAACATTGTATCTGCTCAAATCATCACTGGTAAGTTTCAGGATACAGATGGTGCCGTTATTATAAAGTTCAATATTTTCCAGCATATACCCCAAAAGCCTTATAGTTCCAACAGAGAACGAGGAAAATATTTTTTCTGAAATCTGTCTTGGATTTGCGCCGGCGGCTACAAGTTCTGAGGCTGTTTTTAAGCATTTCTCATTAGTGTTTGAAAATTTAAACCTGCCGGTATCCGAGGCAATAGCGGCATAAAATTTTTCTGCTATTTCCGGAGTTGCGGCATATCCGCCAGCATTAAAAATACCATAAATAATTTCAGCTACTGAGCAGGCTGTCTCATCGACATAGTTCAAGTCCCCAAAAAGCTTATTTCCGGGGTGATGATCGATGTTTACTATAGTCATATCATCAGTTATATAGTCATTAACAAAACCGATGCGTTCGGTTTTCGGGCAATCAAGAATAAAGACCACTTCGGGATTAAATTCCAGCGGTTCCGGCTGGAAATGTATGATGCCGTCCGGGTCGAGAAATTTATATTTAGCGGGCAATCTTCCCTGGTTGTGAATAGCAGTTTTTTTGCCAATACTCTTTAAATAATTATTTAGCCCGAGAAGCGAACCAATAGAATCGCCATCCGGGTCAAAATGCGAAGTTAGCAAAAAATTATCTTTCTCGGCAATCAAATCGTATAGTTTTTGATAATCAGTCCTATTTTTCATCCTTCTTTATCCGGTTAAGCAATTCGCTTATTCGCTGTTCTCTTTCGATTGACGGATCGTAATTAAATGTTAGTTCGGGCATAAATCGCACTCTTATCCTGCCGGCAAGCTCCATTCGTATCCGCTTGATATTATCTTTAAAATAATTCTCAGCTCTGTCAATGGCGTTGTTGTCGCCATAAACAGAATAATAAACTTTGGCAATACGCAAATCCTTAGTTAGGCTGACTTCGGTAATAGAGATAAGAACATCAGCGGGAGGCGGCAAAGTATCGATTAACAGATTAGACAACTCCTTGCCTATTTGCGACGATAATCTGTCTGTCCTCTTAAAATCTCTCATAACCACTCCATTTGGATGTCAGTTACTATAATATCAGGCTGGTTATTAACCAAGTCTGCGGCCTTTGATAAGACGGAATTGGCAAACTGTTTATCATTTGAAATTATTGCCATGCCAATTGTCGAGCTTTGCCAGATGTCTTGGTTTTCCAACTCAGCCACCGAAACGTTAAATTTGTTTTTTAATCTGTCTTTCAACGATTTCAGTATTCTCCTTTTGCCTTTCAATGAACCAGAGTTCGGTAAATGCAGCCGAACTTGCATAACGCCGATTAACATATTAAACTTTATGGGAATCTAATGTTCTGGCTATTTCTTCAATTTCAAAAACTTCTATTATATCACCAGTTTCAACATCCGACAAACCAGAAATACCGATACCGCATTCATAACCGGTTTGGACTTCCCGTACATCATCTTTAAATCTTTTTAATGAGTTTATCGTTGTTTTTCCAACCAAAACATCATTACGAATAACTTTGCAGTTAGCTCCGCGCCGGATTATGCCTTCCTTAACATAGCTGCCGGCAATAATCCCAATTTTGGGAATTTTGATAAGCTGACGAACTTCAGCCCGACCAATCTTCCGCTCTATTATTTCAGGCCTTAGCAAGCCCTCAAGAGCTTTCTTAATATCAGATTCAACTTCATAAATGATTTTATAAAGCTTAATATCAACATGTTCTCTCAGGGCGAGTTCTGATGCTTTTATATCGGGACGAGTATGAAAACCTACGATAATAGCCTGTGAAGCTGCCGCTAACATCACGTCAGACTCGTTGATAGCGCCAACTCCTCTATGAATGACTTTCACCGCCACTTCTTCATGCACAATCTTGGATAGCGTATCGGATAACGCCTCAACGGAACCGTCAACATCTCCCTTGATAATCAAATTCAAATCACGAATTTTGCCTTCTTTTATTCTATCGAAAACATCAGTAAGCTTAATTCTGTTAATCAATCTGAAATCGCGCTCTCTTTTAAGCCTTAATCTTTTTTGACTAATATTTTTAGCATCTGATTCGCTATTTGCTACAAAAAATGCATCGCCTGCCTGTGGTACGCCATGACAGCCTAAAACCATGATCGGAATTGATGGCGTAACTTCCTTTACGGCTTTGCCTTTTTCGTCCAACAAAGCTCTTACTTTGCCGTTATAAACACCGGCAACAAAGGGATTGCTAATACTTAGCACGCCTTTTTGTACCAGTATTGTCGCCACAACGCCCTTGCCACGATCGAGCCTGGCTTCAATAACGACCCCGGAAGCTTTGCGTTCGGGGTTTGCCTTAATGTCCATCATTTCAGCCTGCAACAAAACCATCTCCAGAAGTTTATCGATATTGGTTCCAAACTTAGCTGAAATTTCGACCATAATAGTTTTGCCGCCCCATTCCTCAGACACAAGATTATGTTTAGCAAGCTGCTGTTTAATATTATCTATATTAATACCAGGTAAATCAATTTTATTGATGGCAACGACAATCGGCACGTTGGCGGCTCTGGCATGATCAATGGCTTCGATTGTCTGCGGCATCACTGCATCATCAGCGGCAACCACCAAAATAACAATATCGGTAATCTGAGCGCCCCTCGCTCTCATTGATGAAAATGCTTCATGACCCGGCGTATCTAAAAATGTAATCTTTCCATCGGGACGGTCAACCACATAGGCGCCAATATGCTGTGTTATGCCGCCCGATTCGCCTTCAATTATATGGGATTTTCTAATATAATCCAAAAGCGAGGTTTTGCCATGATCGACATGCCCCATGATAGTAACGACAGGAGGCCGCTCAACAGCTTTTTCTTCCTCATCAACAACAACTGTTTCTTCCTCACCATAGAGAACATCTTCCTCAACATTGAAGCCGAATTCCAAGGCTATTGTCGAGATAGTATCCAAATCAAGACGCTGGTTGACAGTCGCCATCATCCCCAGTTCCATACATTTGGCAACCACTTGGGTTGGTTTTAGTTCCATTATCGTTGCCAGTTCCGAAACTGTGATAAATTCGGATACTTTGATTGTTTTTGTTAATTCAACTTCCGTTAAAGCATCCGTTTTATCATGATGGTGATGTTTTTTACGTTTTGTAACGCTTAAGCTCGACATAGTTTGTTTGAAAGAAGCTTTAACTGCTTTTTTATCAACAACGCGTTCTTTGCGACGACGGCGATCTTTTTTTCGACGGGATGCGGGTTGAGTTAAATCGGTTTTTTTAGTTCCTTTTTTCTTTGTAGTAGTTGTTAGTTGAGCAAGGATTTTCCTTTTTGCTGATGTTTTTTTCTGCTTTTCATCCAATTCTTTTTGCTTACGGGCTTCTTCTTTTTTCTTTTTCTGTTCGAGTCCTTTTTTAACTTCCTCTTTTTTGGATGATAGTTTCTTTTTTACTTCTTCATATATTTCCGGCCCAACCGTAGATGAATGAGACTTAACTTGATGACCTAATCCTCGGATGAAATCGACCATCGCCTTTGAGGATAAGTTTTGTTCTTTCGCTATATCGTATATCCTTCTTTTCTTAATCATTTTATCCTCTCTTTAATGCCTTAAACGCAGTCTTTTTGATTTCAAACAGCAAACAGACTTAACTACTTGAATTAATAATCTTCCAATCGGGGTGTTTCGGTATCCGGTGAAAACTCAAATTCAACGGGTTTGGATATGTCGCCTTCGGCGGCTGCTTTTTCAAGCTCGGCAACCTTTTTGATAATAGCCTTTTTACCAATCTCAACTATTCTTTCTGCTGTTTTTACACCAATGCCCTCAGCTTCAATAAGTTTTTCAACTCCCTTACGAGTAATATCTTGAGCAGTTTCAATACCCAGCGATAAAAGTTTACCGCATATTTTCTCTGATATTTCAGGAATTTCCTCGATATCAACTTTTTCTAATTCCTCGGTTTGCTGAAGAGCATTATATTCGCTTTCGGACATGATATTAATTTTCCACCCGGTAAGCTTAGCCGCCAATCTTGCATTCTGGCCGGTTTTACCTATCGCTAAAGATAGCTTATCATCCGCAACAACAACCAGCATCTTTTTATCTTCGTTGAATACATCTACATGTACTATCTTTGCGGGAGCCAAGCTTTTAGTTACAAATATCATCGGTTCACTCGACCAGGGCACTATATCAATCCGTTCATTGTTTAATTCGCGCACAATGTTTTGAACACGGCTGCCTTTTACGCCCACACAAGCGCCAACAGCATCGATACGGTCATCATTCGAATAAACCGCTACTTTGCTTCTTTCGCCGGGCTCTCTGGCAATCGCTTTTATTTCGATAATTTTTTCTAATATCTCAGGCACCTCAGTCTCAAAAAGCTTTTTCAAAAATTCCTGTGAGGCTCTGGTAAGGTTTACCTGCGGTCCGCGGTTGCTTTTCTTAACATCATAGACGTAAGATTTAATTCTGTCTCCCTGCCGAAATTTCTCTTTTTTGATTTGCTCTTTAACTATAATTATGCCCTCAGCGCGTCCGAGATTTACGATAAGATTATTCTTGTCTGCTTGCTGAACAGTCCCAATAACAAGTTCGCCAACTTTCTTAATATATTCATCGTATATTTGATCACGCTCCGCTTCCCGCACTTTCTGGATAAGGATTTGCTTTGCTGAAGATATCGCATTTCGTCCCAGTTCGAAATAATCGATGGGCACATCAAGTTCCTGGCCAATTTCAACATCTTTATAATGTTCTTCCGCCTCTGTAATAGTCATCTCCATCACTGGCTCGACAACAGTATCAACCACTTTTTTAGTCCACGACATTCTTATTTCGCCAGATGACCGGTCTATATCGGCTCTAATTGTATCGTTTTCACCCAATTTCTTTTTAGCCGCAGCCACTAAAGCTTCCTCGACAGTTTCCAAAACATAGTCAAGGTCGAGATTTTTCTCGTTAGCTATAAGGGTTAATGCTTCCAATACATCATACTGCATTGTTTTTTCTCCATTTATTCTTAAAATACTATTTTTCCTTTAATTATCCGGTCAAATTCAAAATGCGATTTCTTATCGTCAATTAGAAGCGTAATACCGGATTCATCGGTTTCCAACAGCTTTCCCTCTACTGTATATTTCGGATGACCATCAGGCTTAAGCTCAACAGAAACTGTCTCGCCAATACGGCGTTTAA
This region includes:
- the rpsO gene encoding 30S ribosomal protein S15, which produces MPLSKEIISEFVSSYRLHEKDTGSVEVQVALLTKRISDLTEHLKIHKKDHHSRLGLLKMVGRRRRLLRYLKKTELEAYQALIENLNLRK
- a CDS encoding DUF503 domain-containing protein; this translates as MLIGVMQVRLHLPNSGSLKGKRRILKSLKDRLKNKFNVSVAELENQDIWQSSTIGMAIISNDKQFANSVLSKAADLVNNQPDIIVTDIQMEWL
- the truB gene encoding tRNA pseudouridine(55) synthase TruB, whose product is MVDGILLLDKPIGITSHDLVDKVRKIFDQRKVGHTGILDPLATGLMLMLLGKGTMLSSLLTNADKKYSAVFQFGTSTDSFDGEGKIIEEKDPGQMDVEQFESLCRNYTGKINQLIPAYSAKKVAGIKMYKSARKGEKVPERFKDVEIYSIKTTAFNWPEVELDIHCSSGTYVRSIVHEIGQKIGCGGYLKALVRTAIDDFTLSQAVAFEHLSDAVNNGDYSQVKSLADALPGRPTISIRPEYYRLILEGRPFIKRYLQQTDYKGPGGCLSLLTGPENKILAMVKLNYNWGSINRLENRDVLGEYVRIIDEGHIRQKRS
- a CDS encoding bifunctional oligoribonuclease/PAP phosphatase NrnA, whose amino-acid sequence is MKNRTDYQKLYDLIAEKDNFLLTSHFDPDGDSIGSLLGLNNYLKSIGKKTAIHNQGRLPAKYKFLDPDGIIHFQPEPLEFNPEVVFILDCPKTERIGFVNDYITDDMTIVNIDHHPGNKLFGDLNYVDETACSVAEIIYGIFNAGGYAATPEIAEKFYAAIASDTGRFKFSNTNEKCLKTASELVAAGANPRQISEKIFSSFSVGTIRLLGYMLENIELYNNGTICILKLTSDDLSRYNVQVEDTEGIIDYSLVIAGVKVGILFKEYEHQTVKVGLRSQNGIDISQYARKKGGGGHPNAAGLTIIKSLDSAITEVVAEISEFLNG
- the infB gene encoding translation initiation factor IF-2 yields the protein MIKKRRIYDIAKEQNLSSKAMVDFIRGLGHQVKSHSSTVGPEIYEEVKKKLSSKKEEVKKGLEQKKKKEEARKQKELDEKQKKTSAKRKILAQLTTTTKKKGTKKTDLTQPASRRKKDRRRRKERVVDKKAVKASFKQTMSSLSVTKRKKHHHHDKTDALTEVELTKTIKVSEFITVSELATIMELKPTQVVAKCMELGMMATVNQRLDLDTISTIALEFGFNVEEDVLYGEEETVVVDEEEKAVERPPVVTIMGHVDHGKTSLLDYIRKSHIIEGESGGITQHIGAYVVDRPDGKITFLDTPGHEAFSSMRARGAQITDIVILVVAADDAVMPQTIEAIDHARAANVPIVVAINKIDLPGINIDNIKQQLAKHNLVSEEWGGKTIMVEISAKFGTNIDKLLEMVLLQAEMMDIKANPERKASGVVIEARLDRGKGVVATILVQKGVLSISNPFVAGVYNGKVRALLDEKGKAVKEVTPSIPIMVLGCHGVPQAGDAFFVANSESDAKNISQKRLRLKRERDFRLINRIKLTDVFDRIKEGKIRDLNLIIKGDVDGSVEALSDTLSKIVHEEVAVKVIHRGVGAINESDVMLAAASQAIIVGFHTRPDIKASELALREHVDIKLYKIIYEVESDIKKALEGLLRPEIIERKIGRAEVRQLIKIPKIGIIAGSYVKEGIIRRGANCKVIRNDVLVGKTTINSLKRFKDDVREVQTGYECGIGISGLSDVETGDIIEVFEIEEIARTLDSHKV
- a CDS encoding bifunctional riboflavin kinase/FAD synthetase; translated protein: MKVIYGKSALELENIPPSTVTVGTFDGIHKGHMALLERLIKAAAENNTISIMATFDPHPQMMLGQRGQTEILNTNEEKLERLEKLNLDIVVVLDFNRQLASLDAESFIKRILLDCLNMKRFVVGYDHSFGKNRSGNIKLVKSLADDYNYTFEMVGPVHNGDQPIKSSRIRKELKTGDYNKAVEMLGYNYFLTGEIIRGMGVGKKLGYPTININIPSGKLLPKDGVYAAMVHVDNRIIPGMAYIGGRLTFGDETINVEVNLFDFSEDILGKKVKLTLEQYTRDPKKFESSEELIAALAEDKKQIKNILHI
- a CDS encoding polyribonucleotide nucleotidyltransferase, which encodes MLEQIKQVELQIDDKKLTIQTGHIAKQAAGAVLVRLGDTMVLATVCASDSPLVGRDFFPLTVDYREKSYAAGKIPGGFFKREGRPTEKEILSSRLVDRPVRPLFPDGYMNEVQILIRVISSDKENDTDVLGIIGASAALAISDIPFNATIAGVRVGRIAGKLCVFPTFTELETNDINIIVAGSADSINMVEGGSREVSEADMLEALDYARGWITKIVEIIDQLKAECGKEKQEFIPPEVNSDLVNKVNELAFDKIKDANRTTDKHERQKKLKAISEEVKLQLEEEFPEQESQISNILHDIEKDDMRNMVLNDKKRVDGRSFEEIRPIDCQLSFLPRTHGSALFTRGQTQALVATTLGTKMDEQRIDDLIGESFKTFMLHYNFPPFSTGETKPVRGPGRREIGHGNLAERAIEPIIPSEDSFPYTVRIVSDILESNGSSSMATVCGSSLSLMDAGVPIKSPVAGIAMGLIKEDDQYAILTDILGMEDHLGDMDFKVAGTSEGITAFQMDVKISGISFEIMKQALEQCSRAFFIISTLMPLILT
- the rbfA gene encoding 30S ribosome-binding factor RbfA, which translates into the protein MRDFKRTDRLSSQIGKELSNLLIDTLPPPADVLISITEVSLTKDLRIAKVYYSVYGDNNAIDRAENYFKDNIKRIRMELAGRIRVRFMPELTFNYDPSIEREQRISELLNRIKKDEK
- the nusA gene encoding transcription termination factor NusA, which translates into the protein MQYDVLEALTLIANEKNLDLDYVLETVEEALVAAAKKKLGENDTIRADIDRSSGEIRMSWTKKVVDTVVEPVMEMTITEAEEHYKDVEIGQELDVPIDYFELGRNAISSAKQILIQKVREAERDQIYDEYIKKVGELVIGTVQQADKNNLIVNLGRAEGIIIVKEQIKKEKFRQGDRIKSYVYDVKKSNRGPQVNLTRASQEFLKKLFETEVPEILEKIIEIKAIAREPGERSKVAVYSNDDRIDAVGACVGVKGSRVQNIVRELNNERIDIVPWSSEPMIFVTKSLAPAKIVHVDVFNEDKKMLVVVADDKLSLAIGKTGQNARLAAKLTGWKINIMSESEYNALQQTEELEKVDIEEIPEISEKICGKLLSLGIETAQDITRKGVEKLIEAEGIGVKTAERIVEIGKKAIIKKVAELEKAAAEGDISKPVEFEFSPDTETPRLEDY